One Helianthus annuus cultivar XRQ/B chromosome 12, HanXRQr2.0-SUNRISE, whole genome shotgun sequence genomic region harbors:
- the LOC110880815 gene encoding extensin-like yields the protein MPPRLRGRGKGPMRGGPSSAGPSHRRTPSASFSTSDSRDMWGQPFEPTRHSVSLSSSPSFHPSFGPFAPNEPEHSHHSDQSQHTHESYPPHNSLQSHSFHHSESPYSPRQFNPADYVNDFLGYNPLGPEDHFSQEMEMDDDPDLEMQTGTPGHAISISSGSPFQGSPYRGPDSFQENMATYDWFFTPSYHSSPAQPPLDDPQLEAVSPPPLPVEEPPQQPPQPPSEPPRRRRNARMSVRGGPRFSSPRGSSSYPPIPEDPQMGGPSNAAPEADPPQASYAPPMPPVGFDNPIPTYPGSSGYNPYGDPSGYPLGYGTHDPYLTAAQYHHLYLSSYPPMPPTDYPIQGYQYPPYQPPPSQQLQQQQQNQEILERLDKVEQKTKKNKERHISFMKGLANLIKGKKK from the coding sequence ATGCCTCCGAGACTAAGAGGACGTGGCAAGGGTCCCATGCGTGGAGGACCGTCATCTGCAGGACCATCTCACAGACGCACTCCATCGGCGTCTTTTTCCACCTCCGACTCCCGCGATATGTGGGGTCAACCCTTCGAGCCGACAAGACACTCAGTCTCGCTCAGCTCTTCGCCATCCTTTCATCCGTCTTTCGGACCATTTGCTCCAAATGAGCCCGAACACTCTCACCATTCGGACCAATCTCAACATACACATGAATCATACCCACCGCATAACTCTTTGCAATCTCATTCATTTCATCATTCTGAATCCCCCTACTCTCCAAGACAATTCAACCCAGCCGACTATGTGAACGACTTCCTTGGCTATAACCCATTGGGCCCTGAGGACCATTTCTCTCAAGAAATGGAAATGGATGATGACCCTGACCTGGAGATGCAAACAGGAACCCCGGGCCACGCTATCAGCATATCTAGTGGGTCTCCGTTCCAGGGATCTCCTTATCGTGGACCCGACTCCTTCCAAGAGAATATGGCTACCTATGACTGGTTCTTTACTCCATCTTATCATAGCTCTCCGGCTCAACCACCTTTAGATGATCCTCAACTTGAAGCTGTCTCACCACCACCCCTCCCGGTAGAGGAGCCACCGCAGCAGCCACCACAACCACCCTCCGAGCCTCCGAGGCGAAGGAGGAACGCTCGCATGTCCGTTAGAGGAGGACCCCGTTTTAGTTCTCCTCGAGGGTCGAGTTCCTATCCCCCTATTCCAGAGGACCCTCAAATGGGTGGGCCCTCAAATGCGGCACCGGAGGCTGATCCTCCGCAAGCTTCTTATGCACCACCTATGCCGCCTGTGGGATTTGATAACCCAATTCCAACGTACCCAGGTTCTTCCGGGTACAATCCTTATGGAGACCCGTCAGGATATCCATTGGGTTATGGAACTCATGACCCATATCTTACGGCTGCGCAGTATCATCACCTTTATCTTTCTTCTTACCCCCCTATGCCTCCAACTGACTACCCTATTCAGGGTTATCAGTATCCTCCGTATCAGCCACCTCCTTCCCAGCAActacagcagcagcaacaaaaTCAGGAAATTTTGGAGAGGTTGGACAAGGTTGAGCAGAAGACCAAGAAGAACAAGGAGAGGCATATTAGCTTCATGAAGGGCCTTGCCAACCTTATCAAGGGGAAGAAGAAATAG